The genomic DNA ATGCCGGCCGGGATGATGTTGCCCTTGTAAAGCTTGAGGGTAACTTCACCCGTCACAACCTTATTCACTTCATTGAAGAAGGCGTCCATAGCCTGGCGGAGCGGAGTGAACCACTGGCCATTGTAGACAAGGTTTGCGTACGTCATAGACATCTTCTGGGCTTCGAACAAAGTTTCCTTGTCGAGCACGAGCTGCTCCAAGCATTCGTGAGCCTTGTAAAGGAGCGTGCCACCCGGAGTTTCATAAACACCGCGGCTCTTGAGGCCGACGAGGCGGTTTTCAACGATGTCCAAAAGACCGCAAGCGTTCTTGCCACCGATTTCGTTCAAGAATTCGAGAAGTTCAACAGCGCCCATCTTCTTGCCGTTGATAGCAACCGGATTGCCCTTTTCGAAGGAGATCGTCACGTGATCAGCCTTGTTCGGAGCCTTTTCATACGTGTTGGTGTGCTTGAGGAATTCGTACTTGTGTTCCTGTTCCGGGAATTCCAAGACGCCACCTTCGTGAGAAAGGTGCCAGAGGTTGCCGTCTTCGGAGTAGATCTTCTTCTTGCTGATGCCGTTGAGCGGAATCTTGTGTGCAGCGGCGTAGTCGATAGCGTCTTCGCGGCTGTGGAATGTCCAACGCGGGTCCTTCCACGGAGCGATGACTTCGAGCTTCGGGTTGAGAGCGGCGTAGGTGAGTTCGAAACGGACCTGGTCATTACCCTTACCGGTAGCACCGTGAGCAACAGCGTAAGCGCCTTCCTTTTCGGCGATCTTAACCTGGTACTTAGCGATGAGCGGACGAGCAAAGGACGTACCGAGGAGGTAAGTGCCTTCGTACTTTGCACCGGCGCGAACGGTCGGCCAAACGTATTCTTCAAGGAATTCCTTCTTGAGGTCGAGAACGTAGCACTTGGAAGCACCCGTTGCAAGAGCCTTTTCTTCGAGAGCCTTTGCGTTCGGGAAGTCATTCTGACCGAGGTCGGCTGCGAATGCAATAACTTCGACGTCGTAGGTTTCCTTGAGCCAAGGAATGATGATGGAGGTGTCAAGTCCACCGCTGTAAGCGAGGACGACTTTCTTCTTGGATTCTGTTTTAGCCATTTTGAATGTCCTTATGGAAAATTTTAGACGTTGTAAATATAGAATAGACAAGTGGCGAGAGAACAGAGGAACGAAAAATTTTTATTAAAAAAAGCATCCCCATTTTACTTGCAACAACAACGGCTTCAGCAAAGCATTCAACTCTATTTTTTCTATTTTCGAAAACATGAAACTTTCGGACAGAGCGCTTGGTTATATTTCTTTCATTGTATTTGCCTGCATTTTTGGCGGCATTTCTTTTGGCATGTGGGCGGCGCATCAGAACGTACGCCAAACGGCGATAGTCGATTTTAACGAGCTTGGCTCTTTGCAACCCGAAGATCCCGTGGTATTGCGCGGCTACCGAGTCGGCACTATCGGAAGCGTCACCTGGCTCAAAGACCGCTCCCGCGTCGTCATTCACTTTACCGAACCGCTCAAGCTCCGCGAAGGTACACAATTCAATAACGTAAACTACGCACTCATGGGGCAACGCCGTCTCGAAATCATCCCGTCAAAGACGGGAACCCTCATGCCAGAGAACCACGTGTTCCAAGGGCATTTTGAACCAGGCATTGCAGAAACGTTGCGCCTCATCGAAAACGTAAACGAACAACTCGAAGCTGTACAGAAGACGATTCTGCTGCTCGCCCAGGGAGATTCTTCACACAAGTCCGCCCCGGAAATTTATGAAGAAGCCATGCACTCCATCGAGGACATTTTTGCCCACACCGAAAAGACGGTCGGCACGCTCGGTCCCAAGATGATCAAGCTCTTCAAGCAAATGAATTCTTCGAGCAAGGCGCTGACCAAGACCGCACTCCAAGCAGATACTGCCATCAAGACGGCTACTGCAACAGTGAACGAAAAACTCTCGCTCGTCGACTCTGTCGTCATTTCGCTTACAGAAAACGCAAAGAAGACAAACGATGTTATCACGAGCATCGAAAACGGAATCGATTCCGAAACACTTTTGCAATCCAAGGAACTTGTAGAAAAAATCAACGACATTATCGCAAGCCTCAACAGTGCCGTGCAAGCTATCGACACGAAGAATCTTGGATTCAAGGATAAAGACGGCAAGCCGATTAAGCTGATTACCTGGAAAAACATGAACATCATCGGTGATAACGCCCGCGACAAAGCTCGCAAGCGTTTAGAAGAAGCCAAGGCGCAACAAGAACAAAAGAAAGCAGGCAAGTAAATGGATTTATCGAACCTGCCCGGACTTGGTCCCAAGAGACTTGAAAAGCTGAACAAGTCCGGCTTAAGCACCATAGCCGATCTTTTATACAACATTCCGCGCACCTACCTCGACCAGACCAAGGTTTCAAAGATTGCAGACTTACACGATGGCGATCGCGCGGTCGTGATTGGGATTATCACGCGCGCAGGGATAGTCAAAGGGCGCATGTCGCGCTTTATGGCAGTCCTCACGGATGGTTCCGCCGAAATTTCGCTTTTATTTTTCCGCGGCACACGATTCATCGCAAACCGCGTGAAGCCGGGAACACGTTGGCTTGTTTCGGGTACGGTCGGTTCGTACCGCGGGCTGCAATTGGTGCATCCGGACATGCAGCCATTCGACGAAGGCGAAGCATTTAACGGACAAATTCTCCCCGTCTACCCGATTAGCGAAGTTTGCCGTGAAGCCAAAATGGAACAGCGGTTCTTCCGCAATTTGTACAAGACGATTTTCAATTTTCCGGGACTCACGCTCCCGAACGCTTGCCCGCGCGAGCTCACGGACTATTTGCACTTTGCACCTGTGATGGACAATCTCCGTACGCTCCACATGCCGAAAGATTTTGATTCCATTTACAAGGCGAAGCGCGAGCTCAAGATTTTGGAGCTTTTGCCGTTTTGCCTGCGCATGGTGAAGCGCCGCGAAAATCAAAAGATTCGCGGGCATGAACGCCAGATTGATTTGGGGAACGTGATGGCAGCGAAAGCGCGCCTCCCGTTCCAACTGACCGCCGGTCAGGACGCGGCGCTGAATACAATCATTGACGGTCTCAATGGCAAAAAGCAGTTCCACGCACTGTTGCAGGGCGACGTGGGCTGCGGAAAGACCGTCGTTGCCATGCTCGCCATTATGGCGGTCTGCGGAGCAGGCGAACAATGCGCTTTGATGGTCCCGACTGACATTCTCGCCCGCCAGCATTTCAAATCGCTCAAGCCGTTCTTTGATGCGGCTGGTATCCGCGTGCATCTGCTTGTCGGGGCAACTCCCGCCGCCGAAAAGAAGGTGATTCTCGGTGAACTCCAGATGGGGCTTTGCAACGTTGTCATCGGAACGCACGCGCTCTTTAGCAAAGATGTTTTCTTTGCAAAGCTCGGGCTCGTGATTATCGACGAACAGCACCGTTTCGGCGTGAGCCAGCGCGAAGCGCTGCTCGCCAAAGGCGACTACCCCGACATGCTCGTCATGAGCGCTACGCCGATTCCGCGAAGCCTCGCGATGACGCTTTACGGCGATTTAAAAGTCATCAGCATCAAGGAAAAGCCGGCAGGCCGTAAGCCTATCAAGACGCGTCTCGTGAACGCCGCAAAGCGCGAATCGATGAAGCAGTTTATTTGCAAGGAAGCCGCCGGCGGAAATCTTTGCTACTGGATTGCAAGCCGCGTGAACGCCGATGGCTCAGACAGCACCGACGAAAGCAACGCCCGCAGTGTCGATGACATCGTGAACGAAATGCGTGCCTTTATCGCCGCCTTCGGCCACACCGATGTGAGCATTGCAAAGCTCAAAGTTGCAGGCGTCCACGGTCAAATGGACGACACGCAAAGAGACGAAATCATCAAGCAGTTTGCAGCAGGCGAAATCCAGATTCTAGTTGCTACAACCGTTATCGAAGTCGGCGTGAACGTCCCTGCCGCAAATCTCATGGTCATCGACCAGCCAGACCGATTCGGTCTAGCGCAGCTTCACCAGCTGCGCGGCCGCGTAGGCCGTGGCAATCAAGAAGCCTGGTGCTTCTTGATGACACCCGAAGGCGAAGCCGCCGAAACGAGCATGGAGCGCCTCTCGCAATTTGCCGCTACCGAAGACGGCTTTGAGATTGCAGAACTCGACCTGAAAACTCGCGGCGCCGGAAACCTCGAAGGCAACGAACAGAGCGGAGCCTGGGTATTCCGCTGGTTCGACTGGATTCACGACCAGGAGCTCATTTCGCAAACGCTCGAACGAGCAGAACACATATTAAAAGACGGTTCCGCATTCAACGAAACCGCCAAAGAAAAAATCCAAACCTGGTACAACGAGAAGCCCTCGGCAAACGAGGACGGTGTCCATTAAAAATTAGAGCAAGCGCGTCATCGTTCCGACAACAAGAGCGATCAAGACAACGTTCAAGAAGAACATCGCGCGGCGCACAATCAAAAAGAAAATAGACTGCCAATGGAAAATGTGGTCGGTCGGGTTGATAAGTTCCTTCGCCGCCAAGAACACATTGATACCACCCGTCATCACGAGCATCAAAGCCCCCGGGAAATAGCCCTCGTTCCATACGAGAACCGTAAGCCACGCACCTGCAATCATGGCGATAATGCCGATGATAATTTCGACACGCATAAAAATGCGCTTGACTTCGCGAGCACGCTTCCGACGATTCTCGCGAGCAGCCTCGTCTTGATTCTTTTCTTCATCCGTCGCCATGTTCAAATACCTTTAAAAGTTTATAGTGAATACGATGTCGTCACAGAGTAATGCGCATCGCCCTTGCGTTTTCCATTCAGCGGGAAGCTCACATCAAGTTTATTGATCAAACGGGTAATAGACTTCGTTTGAGCCAAGCGGATGCCAAAGCCCGCCACATAAATCAAATCCTTACGATTAATGTCTTTTACGCAAGCAGCCGTTTCGCCAACACTTCCAAATGCGACCACAACCGGAGCCAACGTCAAAATTTCAAAATCAGGAAACCAGCGCTGTTCCAAGTTTCCATAAACGCGAGCTTGCCCAGAATAATACCCCGTCGGGAAACCGACAAATCCATCAGAGCCACCAAGCGTCAACTGGTAACCAAGCTTGGCATCGTCATACAAATCCAACTGTCCCGACAGTGCCGTCGAAAAACGCGTACTCGGATGGAAGATGTATTCGCCATTTACACGGCCATAAAAATCGCGACGCTTACCATGATCCAGATAAAACTTCATATAAGACTTAAGCGTCAAATGATGATTATCACGACCAAGATAAAGGTCTGTCCAAAAATCTAAACGGATATCGTTGTTATCGGAACCAAGTTGTTCGTAATTCTTCGAAATTTGAGCCTTGACGGAAAACCCCTTATCAATATCTTCGGTCCACCTGACGTTGTGGAAATTCTTGATTCTTTCGTAACGAATATTGGAGTACATCACATAAAAACCAAGGCGGGAATCCTTGCGTTCTGGCACCCAGTCATTCGCCGCAACAGCAGAATCAATGGCATAAGTCTTTTCGCCATCAACAAATTGATAGAGTCCTACACGACCATTATCAGCCGTTTCGCGCAAGTAATCATACGTTGCGCCCAAGTAGAACTTACGCTGTGCACCACCAAAAGATCGGCTCAAACGGAAGCTCAGAGAATCGTTAATGAAGTCTTTCAGTTGCATCAACTTCACAGACTTTTTCCCATTGAACTGCTGCAGCGAATCCAGACTCTTTTTCGGCAGAACTTCGACCGCGCCATGCGGCAAATCGCCGTTTCCATAGATGTACGTTATCCGCTTATTTTTCAAGCCCTCAAGTGTGTACGCCCACTGGTTCACGCTACGGCTGAGGAACGGCACGTACATTTTCCAGCTTGCCAAGTAACCATCCGTATTGTAGCTGTACAAAAGGTCTAAATGGTTGTAGCGGAAAAGGAAATGCGGGTCGCCATATTCCAACTGCCACATGTCGCGGAACTCGTCATGTCCAAAGTAAAAGCCAAGCTTTTGACCAAGCCCAAGGAAATTGCTTTCCTGAACGCCGATACCCCAAACCAGGTTGTCATAGCTCCACTCACTTCCCGAAAAACCTAAAGCAAAAGGAATCGTCAACGTCCAGTTATCGCTCGTTTGGACCGTCACGACATTTTTGCCTTCTTCATCGGCAACAGAAATACTGGCATCAGAAAGGAATTTCTGATCACGCAAAAAACGTTCCGCTTCCAAAAGCAAGTTCAAGTTGACGAGGTCACCTTTGTCAAAAAGCAAAAGCTTACTCACCGTAGATTCGCGGGTTTCGATATGCACCCAGTTCAGAATGTCATACGCCCACCGGTCGTACTTCGTATGCGCCTTGGAATCGTCAAAGGCATCGCCAATATTGTAGCGGATTTCGTCAACACGGAAAACGGCATTAGAATCGACCACATCCGCAAAGGATGCAGCCGCAAAACTCAACAAACAAAATATCAATTTTTTCACGGCAAGAATATACAATTTTAGACGATAGAAGAAAGACGAAAGACGAGAGATTTCGCCGAATTCTATACTTGCACGTTCCCGTCGCTTTTTCTACATTTTGCCGCGGGTAGCGGATGGCCGCCGGCAGCGAGCAATCAAAGCTGGAGGAAAGTCCGGGCACCGCAGGGCATGATGCTGGATAACGTCCAGGCGCGGTAACGCGACAGAAAGTGCAGCAGAGAATAGACCGCCCGCAGCAATGCGGGTAAGGGTGAAACGGCGAGGTAAGAGCTCACCGCACGACTGGTGACAGAAGTGGCTAGGTAAACCTCATCCGGTGCAAGACCAAGCAGGATTCCGTTCGAAAGAACCTGGTGCGGCCCGTGCCAGCTGGATATCCGGGTAGGTCGCTTGAGGCGGTCGGTAACGATTCGTCCAGAGAGATGGTCATCGCTTCGCAAGAAGTACAGAACCCGGCTTATAACTACTCAACTTTGAAGGCTTCCGCGACAAACGGAAGCCTTCTCCTTTTTAGACAAGGGAGGGGTCGCGAATCTACAAACTCACGAACTTGCGCATGCCCGCAAAAGTGACTGCAAGGCTAACAATCATAGAAACAGTCAACACAATCAGCGGCACAAATAAATTGCTCAAAAAAGCTTCGTGACCAAGTTGTACAAGCAACAGAAGCGGAATAATGAAAAAAAGCGTCATGTGGGTCGCTGCACGGACGGTTTTAACACGAAGCGAAACCATCAGAGAAAACGCAGTCGTCAACAGCACCGCCGAAAGTGCTCCAAGCATCGAAGCCACCGCCGCAGTTACCGTAATTTCGGAATGAGAAAACCAGTAACCAAGCTGCGCCAAAAGCGCAAACACCAGCGGGAATGGAAGAATCGCAAACAGTTTGCCCCAAAACAGTTTCGCCGGCGCAATCGGAGAGAGCTGTAAAAGTTCCAGCGAATTGCGTTCGCGCTCGCCCGCAAAACTGTCACCCGCCAAAGGAGCGCCCATCGGAGCCATCAGACAGCCGAGCAAAAGCATCATGTAGCTTTCCATGCCCTGCATAATTTCGCCACCGTAACGCGACACAGCAATCGCCTGGCTCGCCGCGAGAATCATCGGCGGGATGATGAACGGAATCCAGAAACGCGGATCCCTGAAAATCAGTCGAAGTTCGTGTTTAAAAACGTGGAGCATATATCTAACCTAGAACTTAGCAAAAAAAGAGCTCGAGCAGGGGCAATTTAAATGCACGCGAAGTACGATTTTGGCCATTTGATGCTACTAATTTTAGATTTTTCCATTTTCAGTAGCATAAATTCTACTTTATCCACAATATTTATAGATAAAAACACTTTTCGCGTGCTACAAAATTCGCATTTTGACCTTTTTTGTAGTACAAATCCAGCGGACAAGCTCAAAATCGGCCTACATTTCGCTTAATTTGTCCCAAAATTATGCTACAAAAACGGAGAATTCACCCATTTAGTAGCATATTTCTGCATTTTCCGTATCACTTTTCGCACCAATTTGCTTCAGAGTACACAAAAAAGTATATTAGCATATACTCTTAAACATAAACACACAACTTTTTATGAGCGACAATTTTAAAAACAAACTCTCCGTGTGGGCGGTTTTTAGTGCCGGCGGGCTTATATTTGGGGCTTTTCTAACTCCTCTTTTCGGCTTTAAAAAAGCGCTCTACATATTCCTTGCATATTCGCTTTTTTCTGCAATAAGTATTTTCGTTTTTGGGAAATTTCCCGGACGAAGGAACATATTCAAGAAAACCGATAATATGTACATCGACGATTATTTTTCGGAAGAAGACAACCACGGCGACGAAACCGACAAATTCGACGAAATTATGGGCATAAAGGAAAAAGAAAAATCCTTTGACGAGTTCATCGCCGCAAGGAAGAAAGAATGATTTACTTACTTTCATTTTGCTTATTCACTTTTTTGCTGATAGAAACGCTTATTACTAAAGAAATAAAACTGAAGGGACCACGAACAACTTTAAAAGACAATCCAAATACTTACAAGCTATTTGTTATTACCTATTCCGCTTTAATTTTATTTTCTTTAATAACCTTTTTTCTTGACTTATTCGGATTGATCGAATAAAAGCTTAAAAACAAAAAGGGACTCTTTCGAGTCCCGTTTTTTTTAGTCGCGCTTGAGCGTCTTGTACTTGATCGGCTTCGGATTGTCGGCGTCTTCACCGAGGCGCTTGCGACGATCAGCTTCGTATTCGCTCCAGTTGCCTTCGAACCACACGACCTTCGAATCACCTTCGTAAGCGAGGATGTGCGTTGCAATACGGTCAAGGAACCAGCGGTCATGCGAGATAATCACAGCGCAGCCTGCGAACTTAAGGATAGCCTGTTCGAGAGCCTGCAATGTTTCGATGTCCAAATCGTTCGTCGGTTCGTCGAGGAACAAGAGGTTGCCCGGCTTCTGCAAGTTCTTTGCCATGAGCACGCGGTTGCGTTCACCACCAGAGAGCTGCGAGAGTTTCTTCTGCTGGGCTGCACCCGTGAAATTGAAGAGACCGCAGTAAGCACGGCCATTCATCTTGCGGTCGCCCACCAAGATTTCGTCATTGCCACCCGTGATGGATTCCCAAACCGTCTTGGAATCGTCCAAGCTTTCGCGGCCCTGTTCCATACTGATGATTTCGACAGTTTCGCCAATCTTGAGCGTACCGCCATCCGGCTTTTCCTGGCCCATGATCATCTTGAACAAAGTCGTTTTACCAGCACCATTCGGACCGATAATGCCCACGATGCCCGAGCGCGGCAAGCTGAAATTCAAATCGTCAAACAGCACCTTTTCGCCAAAGGCCTTCTGCAAATGTTCCGCCTGAATGACGACATCGCCCAAGCGCTTGCCGTTTGCAATGTGGATCTGAGCCACCTTGATCTGTTCCTTGGAATCTTCGGCCAAGAGTTCTTCGTAAGCCTTGAGACGAGCCTTACTCTTTGCTTGGCGAGCCTTCGGACTCTGCTTGACCCATTCCTGTTCGCGAGCGAGGCGCTTCTGACGGTCAGATTCACCCTTTTCTTCGTTCTTCATGCGTTCAAGCTTTTGGTCAAGCCACTGGGCGTAATTGCCTTCCCAAGGAATGCCGCGACCGCGGTCAATTTCCAAAATCCAGTTCGTTACGTTGTCAAGGAAGTAACGATCATGCGTCACGAGAATCACAGAACCCTTGTATTCGCGGAGGTGGCGTTCAAGCCATGCAACCGTTTCGGCATCCAAGTGGTTCGTCGGTTCATCCAAGAGCAACAAATCCGGTTCTTCGAGGAGCAAGCGGCAGAGAGCCACGCGGCGCTTTTCACCACCAGAAAGGTTTGTCACCGGCCAATCGCCCGGCGGGCAGCGGAGAGCGTCCATTGCAATTTCAATGTTGCGGTCGAGGCTCCACAAGTCCTGAGCGTCGATGATATCCTGAAGCTTTGCCTGTTCGTCGAGGAGCTTGTTCATCTCGTCGTCTTCCATCGGTTCAGCAAACTTCATGGAAATTTCGTTGAAGCGGTCAAGTACAGCCTGCTTTTTAGCGACGGCCTGCATCACATTTTCCTTGACGGTCAAGTTCGGGTCAAGCTGCGGTTCCTGCGGCAAGTAGCCTGCGGTGCGACCCGGTTCAATCCAAGCTTCGCCCTGGAATTCCTTGTCAATGCCCGCCATGATGCGGAGGAGCGTAGACTTACCGGCACCATTCTGGCCGATAATACCAATCTTTGCGCCATAGTAGAAGCTCAAAGAAATGTCCTTCAGCACCTCTTTGTTAGGCGGATAGGACTTGGTCATTTTGTACATGTAGAAAACGAATTTTTCTGCTTTGTTTTGTTCGGCCATATTTTAGTGATTAATGGTTAGTGATTAGAGGTTAGCGGCCATGCCGCAGTTTAATTATGCATTCCTAATATAGAAATATCTGTTCAGAGCCAACATTACAAGCTGCATTACCACAGCGAATAGCGCCATAATAGCGATGTAATCCAAAGTAAATAGCAGATATCCGTGCTCCAGATCCAAAGAAAAGAACGGTTGTTGAAGCGTCATGTATTTCCACAAGCCTCGTTCGATAAAGGCATAAATTCCATAAACGCCAAGAACCGAAACCACGCCCATCGCAACCTTTCCGCGAACAAACAGCGACAAATGAAGCCCAATGTGAAGCGAAACAAAAAACAAATACCAATGGCTCGCAAGCATGTGCGCCGTGCGGGCAAAGCTCGTACAACTTTCAATACCAATCCACGCGAATACGTGATTTGAAAGAATTACCCCACTAATCATCAAGAAAAGCACACATAAAATAACACTGCCATTAATGACAGTCCGCACAATCCGCAGTGCATTGTACTTTCCTTTGAGCAGCCCCTTGATCCACGCACGATTCACAACAAGATGCGTTACCCAGAGCACGAATAAAATCACACCTAGAGTTTCATGAACCAAGTCGCTATCAAAAGACTCGTCGAAAGCCTCATAAAAAAAGTTACACCCACCCATTAAAACCAAGGTGAGTGCAGCCATCGCAATATCTAAAGCACACCGAGAAATTTTAACCACTTATCCACATCCTTCTGAGCTTTTTTACGATTATTCTGAGCAATATGCCCATAGATAGAAAGACCTTTCGTCACAACAGCTCCCGTTGCAGCCTTTTTCAGTTTTGCAATGGCAGAAAGACCACTCCCCTCATGCGTCACGAACGGATGAACCAACTTTCCTTTCAGATTATACTTTTCAAGGAAAGTATACATCAGCATAGGCATATCGTTCAACCACACTGGATAACCAATATAAATTTCATCAAACTCCTCGGGATTCACTTCCACAGGCTTAATCGCCGGGCGTGCATTTTCTGCGCGATCCTTTTTCGCTGCACTGAGGCATTCATCATAGGTCCTGGGGTATTCCGTTTCTGGCATCACGCGCAAAAGCGTAGCGCCCGTCTTTTCCGCAATCATCTCGGCAATGATTTCGGTATTACCTTTGATAATTGTACCGACGCTGACGTTTTCGCCAATATGGGAAAAATAGGCGACGAGGATTTTCTTTTCGGCCGCCATGGATACACCAATGAGAAACATCAATAGAATTAAGACTATTTTACGCATGCTCCGCTCCTGTTCTCAATTTTTTACCATTAACTAAAAATAATATAAAAAAACAAGAGAAACCACACGCAATTAGAACAATATGGAATACATTTGAGCTAAAGCAAACAAAACGGCATCAATCCACTAAACTTCCGCCAAAAACTGTTTAATTTTAGCCTTGACGAAATTCAAGTCCGGGTTCGTAATTACCGGAATGAGCGCATTAATTTCTTCGACGGACTTATCCCACCATTTCCACTTGAGCAAAAGCATCGTCAGTTCCTCGTCGAAACGGTTGCGGATATACTGCGCCGGGTTACCCGCCACAATCGTATAGGGCTCCACATCGCTCCCCACGACCGCATTCGCTCCTATGATGGCACCATCGCCAATATGCACACCCGGCAAAATCACAGCGTTCTGCCCAATCCACACATCGTTCCCAATTACCGTATCGCCCTTGAGTGGCAAATTTTCTTTAGCAGGAGGCGCCATATTCCAGCCCTGCAATGTGTAAAACGGGAACGTCGAAACCGCATTCATCTGATGGTTCGCACCATTCATCACGAACTCCACCCCTGCCGCGATTTGGCAGAATTTTCCGACAATTAACTTGTCGTCATTCCACGGATAAAGATGCGTCACGTGACTCTCGAAATCGCTATCGGCAATGTAGGTGAAATCGCCCACGACAATCTGCGGATTCTTGAGCGTCGGCTTCACGTAAATTTCCTTGTCGTACCCAGCAATCGGGTGGACCGTCATCGGATCAGGGAGTGTATTTGGCATAGTGACCTCCGTGGGTGAGATATGGGAAAAGGTAATAAAAAGCAAATAAACCAGTCTTTTCCGAATTGGTCGGGAATCTTCTTTTCGCGATCCATTCACAAAAAGTCATTTTATGACATTAAAGAAACATATATTAATAAAGAAGAATTCAATGAAGGACTTTATAAACTGGGATAAGAAAACAATTATTTTTAAACAATATATCAACATAAATTTTGCAAAATTAGACAAAATTCACTAATTATAACATTTTTATTTGTTATTAACATTTTAAAAAGTTATATTACTATATAAATGTTATAAAGGAGCGGATTATGTCTTTTTCCATACAGAAAGTCATTGACTCAATCAAAGGAATCTTTGAATATTTCGGTTTCGACAGTGAAGTCAAACAAGCTCAAAAACCGAAGGAACTCCCCATGTATCTGACCTCAAACCGTGATTTTTTTGATGTAAATATTTGTGGCATGAACTTTACCGCCATCGTTCCGAATAATGGCGAGACGTTCTCCGCAGAAGCGTTGTCCAAACAAATCGAGAAATACAAACAGGCTTTTTCACAACCAACAGCCTTCTTTTTCGAAAACACCACTGCGATCCAACAAAAAGCACTC from Fibrobacter sp. UWB13 includes the following:
- a CDS encoding argininosuccinate synthase, which gives rise to MAKTESKKKVVLAYSGGLDTSIIIPWLKETYDVEVIAFAADLGQNDFPNAKALEEKALATGASKCYVLDLKKEFLEEYVWPTVRAGAKYEGTYLLGTSFARPLIAKYQVKIAEKEGAYAVAHGATGKGNDQVRFELTYAALNPKLEVIAPWKDPRWTFHSREDAIDYAAAHKIPLNGISKKKIYSEDGNLWHLSHEGGVLEFPEQEHKYEFLKHTNTYEKAPNKADHVTISFEKGNPVAINGKKMGAVELLEFLNEIGGKNACGLLDIVENRLVGLKSRGVYETPGGTLLYKAHECLEQLVLDKETLFEAQKMSMTYANLVYNGQWFTPLRQAMDAFFNEVNKVVTGEVTLKLYKGNIIPAGIKSPYSLYDMGLGGFTDVDMYDQKDATGFIRCYGLPLKTRALLLGKKTNVDFGGVPSLKK
- a CDS encoding MlaD family protein; the protein is MKLSDRALGYISFIVFACIFGGISFGMWAAHQNVRQTAIVDFNELGSLQPEDPVVLRGYRVGTIGSVTWLKDRSRVVIHFTEPLKLREGTQFNNVNYALMGQRRLEIIPSKTGTLMPENHVFQGHFEPGIAETLRLIENVNEQLEAVQKTILLLAQGDSSHKSAPEIYEEAMHSIEDIFAHTEKTVGTLGPKMIKLFKQMNSSSKALTKTALQADTAIKTATATVNEKLSLVDSVVISLTENAKKTNDVITSIENGIDSETLLQSKELVEKINDIIASLNSAVQAIDTKNLGFKDKDGKPIKLITWKNMNIIGDNARDKARKRLEEAKAQQEQKKAGK
- a CDS encoding ATP-dependent DNA helicase RecG, which encodes MDLSNLPGLGPKRLEKLNKSGLSTIADLLYNIPRTYLDQTKVSKIADLHDGDRAVVIGIITRAGIVKGRMSRFMAVLTDGSAEISLLFFRGTRFIANRVKPGTRWLVSGTVGSYRGLQLVHPDMQPFDEGEAFNGQILPVYPISEVCREAKMEQRFFRNLYKTIFNFPGLTLPNACPRELTDYLHFAPVMDNLRTLHMPKDFDSIYKAKRELKILELLPFCLRMVKRRENQKIRGHERQIDLGNVMAAKARLPFQLTAGQDAALNTIIDGLNGKKQFHALLQGDVGCGKTVVAMLAIMAVCGAGEQCALMVPTDILARQHFKSLKPFFDAAGIRVHLLVGATPAAEKKVILGELQMGLCNVVIGTHALFSKDVFFAKLGLVIIDEQHRFGVSQREALLAKGDYPDMLVMSATPIPRSLAMTLYGDLKVISIKEKPAGRKPIKTRLVNAAKRESMKQFICKEAAGGNLCYWIASRVNADGSDSTDESNARSVDDIVNEMRAFIAAFGHTDVSIAKLKVAGVHGQMDDTQRDEIIKQFAAGEIQILVATTVIEVGVNVPAANLMVIDQPDRFGLAQLHQLRGRVGRGNQEAWCFLMTPEGEAAETSMERLSQFAATEDGFEIAELDLKTRGAGNLEGNEQSGAWVFRWFDWIHDQELISQTLERAEHILKDGSAFNETAKEKIQTWYNEKPSANEDGVH
- a CDS encoding ABC transporter permease, producing MLHVFKHELRLIFRDPRFWIPFIIPPMILAASQAIAVSRYGGEIMQGMESYMMLLLGCLMAPMGAPLAGDSFAGERERNSLELLQLSPIAPAKLFWGKLFAILPFPLVFALLAQLGYWFSHSEITVTAAVASMLGALSAVLLTTAFSLMVSLRVKTVRAATHMTLFFIIPLLLLVQLGHEAFLSNLFVPLIVLTVSMIVSLAVTFAGMRKFVSL
- the ettA gene encoding energy-dependent translational throttle protein EttA translates to MAEQNKAEKFVFYMYKMTKSYPPNKEVLKDISLSFYYGAKIGIIGQNGAGKSTLLRIMAGIDKEFQGEAWIEPGRTAGYLPQEPQLDPNLTVKENVMQAVAKKQAVLDRFNEISMKFAEPMEDDEMNKLLDEQAKLQDIIDAQDLWSLDRNIEIAMDALRCPPGDWPVTNLSGGEKRRVALCRLLLEEPDLLLLDEPTNHLDAETVAWLERHLREYKGSVILVTHDRYFLDNVTNWILEIDRGRGIPWEGNYAQWLDQKLERMKNEEKGESDRQKRLAREQEWVKQSPKARQAKSKARLKAYEELLAEDSKEQIKVAQIHIANGKRLGDVVIQAEHLQKAFGEKVLFDDLNFSLPRSGIVGIIGPNGAGKTTLFKMIMGQEKPDGGTLKIGETVEIISMEQGRESLDDSKTVWESITGGNDEILVGDRKMNGRAYCGLFNFTGAAQQKKLSQLSGGERNRVLMAKNLQKPGNLLFLDEPTNDLDIETLQALEQAILKFAGCAVIISHDRWFLDRIATHILAYEGDSKVVWFEGNWSEYEADRRKRLGEDADNPKPIKYKTLKRD
- a CDS encoding DUF4405 domain-containing protein; the encoded protein is MVKISRCALDIAMAALTLVLMGGCNFFYEAFDESFDSDLVHETLGVILFVLWVTHLVVNRAWIKGLLKGKYNALRIVRTVINGSVILCVLFLMISGVILSNHVFAWIGIESCTSFARTAHMLASHWYLFFVSLHIGLHLSLFVRGKVAMGVVSVLGVYGIYAFIERGLWKYMTLQQPFFSLDLEHGYLLFTLDYIAIMALFAVVMQLVMLALNRYFYIRNA
- a CDS encoding flavodoxin, with protein sequence MRKIVLILLMFLIGVSMAAEKKILVAYFSHIGENVSVGTIIKGNTEIIAEMIAEKTGATLLRVMPETEYPRTYDECLSAAKKDRAENARPAIKPVEVNPEEFDEIYIGYPVWLNDMPMLMYTFLEKYNLKGKLVHPFVTHEGSGLSAIAKLKKAATGAVVTKGLSIYGHIAQNNRKKAQKDVDKWLKFLGVL